The following are encoded together in the Juglans microcarpa x Juglans regia isolate MS1-56 chromosome 2D, Jm3101_v1.0, whole genome shotgun sequence genome:
- the LOC121248459 gene encoding cytokinin hydroxylase-like gives MEYYFFELSRAFSIAMVVFFLFLTWRILFSCWISPTQVYQKLRRNGFGGPTPSFPLGNITEMTKKNGGSSLGHSKSAHDIHSSVFPYFARWQKSHGKVFVYWLGTEPFLYIAEPEFLKMMSAEVVAKSWGKPSVFRNDRDPMFGNGLVMVEGDNWVRHRHVITPAFHPTNLKVMATLMVESTTKMLDKWATLINSSRPEIDVESEITTTAGEIIAKTSFGISYQSGQNVLKKLKTLQMTLFKSNRFVGVPFNKLFCPKQTREAKMLGKEIDQLFLSIIDDRKKSIKGQPPQDLLGLLLRGNTHVDGRLGRTLTPQELVDECKTFFFGGHETTALAITWTLLLLATHPKWQNQLRDEIREVLQDHKELDVNKLGGLKKMGWVMNEVLRLYPTAPNVQRQARADIRVNEQTIPKGTNMWIDVVGMHHDPALWGEDVNEFKPERFENDIYGGCKHKMGYVPFGFGGRMCVGRNLTFLEYKIVLTLILSRFSFTISPNYTHSPSILLSLRPRYGLPLIIKPL, from the exons atggagtaCTACTTTTTCGAGCTTTCTCGAGCTTTTAGCATAGCCATGGTtgtcttttttctcttcctcaccTGGAGGATATTATTCTCTTGCTGGATTTCACCAACTCAGGTGTATCAGAAGCTTCGGCGAAACGGGTTTGGAGGTCCAACTCCAAGTTTCCCATTGGGTAATATTACTGAGATGACTAAGAAGAACGGAGGTTCTTCATTGGGGCACTCCAAATCCGCCCACGATATACACTCATCTGTTTTTCCTTACTTTGCACGATGGCAAAAGTCTCATG GAAAAGTGTTCGTCTACTGGCTGGGCACTGAGCCATTTTTATATATAGCAGAGCCTGAGTTCCTCAAAATGATGTCAGCAGAGGTCGTCGCAAAGAGTTGGGGCAAGCCCTCTGTGTTCAGAAATGATAGAGACCCCATGTTTGGCAATGGTTTGGTTATGGTTGAAGGAGATAACTGGGTTCGCCATCGGCATGTCATCACTCCTGCATTCCACCCAACCAACTTGAAg GTTATGGCTACATTAATGGTAGAGTCCACCACCAAAATGCTCGATAAGTGGGCTACGCTCATCAATTCCAGCAGACCGGAGATTGATGTTGAGAGCGAAATCACGACAACGGCTGGAGAAATCATTGCTAAGACAAGCTTCGGAATAAGTTATCAAAGTGGTCAGAACGtgttgaagaaattaaaaactctaCAAATGACTCTATTCAAGTCTAACCGTTTCGTCGGGGTCCcttttaacaaattattttgcCCTAAGCAAACCCGAGAGGCCAAAATGCTTGGGAAAGAAATTGATCAACTGTTTTTATCAATCATTGATGATCGAAAAAAATCTATCAAAGGGCAACCTCCACAGGACTTGCTAGGGTTATTGCTTCGGGGAAATACTCATGTAGACGGCCGGTTGGGGAGGACCTTAACACCACAAGAACTCGTCGACGAGTGCAAGACTTTCTTCTTCGGGGGCCATGAGACGACAGCATTGGCAATCACCTGGACATTGCTACTTTTGGCAACCCATCCAAAGTGGCAGAACCAGTTGAGAGATGAGATTAGAGAAGTCCTTCAAGATCATAAAGAACTTGATGTCAATAAGCTTGGCGGTCTAAAGAAG ATGGGATGGGTGATGAATGAGGTACTTCGACTATACCCAACAGCGCCAAACGTTCAAAGGCAAGCAAGAGCAGACATTCGAGTGAATGAGCAAACAATTCCTAAAGGAACAAACATGTGGATAGACGTAGTGGGGATGCACCACGACCCGGCTCTATGGGGGGAGGATGTGAATGAGTTCAAGCCAGAGAGGTTCGAGAATGACATATACGGGGGATGCAAGCACAAGATGGGATATGTGCCTTTTGGGTTTGGAGGAAGAATGTGTGTTGGTAGGAACTTAACATTTTTGGAGTATAAGATTGTCCTAACCCTAATTCTCTCAAGGTTTTCCTTTACAATTTCTCCAAACTATACTCATTCTCCTTCTATTTTGCTATCCCTAAGGCCTCGGTATGGGTTGCCTCTCATAATAAAACCCCTTTAA
- the LOC121248460 gene encoding tripeptidyl-peptidase 2-like: protein MPCSSFGDSGSDDNGRLRSFKLTESTFLASLMPKKEIAADRFIEAHPEYDGRGVLIAIFDTGVDPAAAGLQVTSDGKPKILDVLDCTGSGDVDTSKVVKTDADGCIRGASGTTLVVNSSWKNPSGEWHVGYKLVYELFTDTLTSRLKKERKKKWDEKNQEEIAKAVKHLDEFDQKHTKVEDTNLKRAREDLQNRIDILRKQAESFDDEGPVIDAVVWHDGEAWRAALDTQSLEDDLDSGKLANFIPLTNYRAERKFGVFSKLDACSFVANVYDEGKILSIVTDCSPHGTHVAGIATAFHPKEPLLNGIAPGAQLISCKIGDTRLGSMETGTGLTRALIAAVEHKCDLINMSYGEATLLPDYGRFVDLVNEVVNKHRMIFVSSAGNSGPALSTVGAPGGTTSSIIGVGAYVSPAMASAAHCVVEPPSEGLEYTWSSRGPTADGDLGVCISAPGGAVAPVPTWTLQRRMLMNGTSMASPSACGGIALLLSAIKAEGIPVSPYSVRKAFENTAVSVGSLPEDKLTTGQGLMQVDKAHEYIQKSRDVPSVCYQIKINQSGKSTPTYRGIYLREASACQQSTEWTVQIEPKFHEDASNLEELVPFEECIELHSSEKAVVRAPEYLLLTYNGRSFNIVVDPTNLSEGLHYFELYGVDCKAPCRGPLFRIPVTITKPMAVVNRPPVVSFSRMPFQPGQIERKYIEVPLGASWAEATIQTSGFDTTRRFFVDAVQICPLQRPKKWESVVTFSSPAAKSFAFAVVGGQTMELAIAQFWSSGIGSHEITVVEFEVVFHGININKEEVVLDGSEAPTRIDAEAILAAEKLSPAALLNKIRTPYRPIESKLSTLATDRDKLPSGKQILTLTLIYKFKLEDAAEVKPQIPLLNNRIYDTKFESQFYMISDTNNRVYAVGDAYPNASKLPGGEYNLQLYLRHDSMQYLEKLKQLVLFIERNLEEKDVIRLSFFSQPDGPVMGNGSFKSSVLVPGKKEAIYLGPPSKDKLPKCCPQGSVLLGAISYGKLSFAGREGKKNPQKNPASYQLSYVVPPNKLDEDKRKGSSSTCTKTVLERLEEEVRDAKIKVLSSLKQDNDDEHLEWKKLSSSLKCEYPKYTPLLAKILESLLSQSNVEDKICHDQEVIDAANDVIDSIDKDELAKFFSLRSDPEDEEAEKIKKKMEMTRDQLAEALYQKGLALADIESLEGENVSVLVSSDAKDVDKTRDPPQSDSGIPPDVFEENFKELKKWVDAKSSKYGTLLVLHERRSGRLGTALKVLNDIIQEAGDPPKKKLYELKLSLLDEIGWSHLAAYERQWMYVRFPASLPLF from the exons GGACCACTCTGGTTGTCAATTCTTCATGGAAAAATCCTTCTGGTGAATGGCATGTGGGTTATAAGTTGGTGTATGAGCTATTTACGGACACTTTAACCTCTCGCTTGAAA aaagaaagaaagaaaaagtgggATGAAAAGAACCAGGAAGAAATTGCTAAGGCTGTTAAGCATCTTGATGAATTCGATCAG aaaCACACTAAAGTGGAAGATACAAACCTGAAAAGGGCCCGCGAAGACCTCCAAAACAGAATCGACATTCTACGAAAGCAAGCAGAA AGCTTTGATGACGAGGGGCCTGTCATTGATGCCGTCGTGTGGCATGACGGAGAAGCATGGAGAGCTGCTCTTGACACACAGAGTCTTGAGGATGACCTGGATTCTGGGAAACTTGCTAACTTTATCCCCCTAACTAATTATAG GGCTGAACGGAAGTTTGGTGTCTTTAGCAAATTAGATGCCTGTTCATTTGTTGCTAATGTGTACGATGAAGGGAAAATTTTAAGTATTGTAACGGATTGCTCCCCTCATGGCACTCATGTTGCTGGTATTGCCACTGCTTTCCACCCAAAG GAGCCCTTGTTGAATGGGATTGCACCTGGAGCACAGTTAATATCTTGTAAAATTGGAGATACACGGTTGGGTTCAATGGAGACAGGCACCGGCTTGACTAGGGCTTTGATAGCTGCAGTGGAG caCAAGTGCGATCTCATCAACATGAGTTATGGAGAAGCTACATTATTGCCGGACTATGGTCGATTTGTTGACCTTGTTAATGAA GTGGTGAATAAACATCGGATGATTTTTGTGAGTAGTGCTGGCAATAGTGGGCCAGCATTGAGCACTGTTGGTGCACCTGGTGGTACCACCTCAAGCATAATAGGAGTTGGTGCTTATGTCTCTCCTGCAATGGCTTCTGCGGCTCATTGTGTGGTTGAACCTCCCAGTGAAGGGCTTGAATACACTTG GTCCAGTCGGGGACCAACGGCTGATGGAGATCTTGGCGTCTGTATAAGTGCTCCTGGTGGGGCTGTTGCTCCTGTTCCTACATGGACTCTTCAAAGACGAATGCTTATGAATGGAACGTCAATGGCGTCTCCGTCTGCATGTGGGGGAATTGCATTACTCTTAAGTGCGATAAAG GCCGAGGGCATTCCTGTGAGCCCCTATAGTGTGAGAAAGGCTTTTGAGAATACAGCTGTTTCTGTCGGTAGTTTGCCTGAAGATAAATTAACCACTGGACAAGGGCTTATGCAAGTTGACAA GGCACATGAATATATACAGAAGTCTCGGGATGTTCCAAGTGTATGTTATCAAATAAAGATTAACCAATCTGGAAAATCAA CTCCTACATATCGAGGCATTTACCTAAGGGAGGCTAGTGCTTGCCAACAATCCACTGAG TGGACAGTGCAAATTGAGCCGAAATTTCATGAAGATGCAAGTAATTTAGAAGAATTGGTTCCTTTTGAGGAGTGTATTGAGTTGCATTCCAGTGAAAAGGCAGTTGTGAGGGCTCCTGAGTATCTCCTTCTTACTTACAATGGGCGTAGCTTCAA TATAGTTGTGGATCCAACCAATCTTAGTGAGGGTCTTCACTACTTTGAACTGTATGGGGTTGATTGCAAAGCACCCTGTCGTGGTCCTCTGTTCAGAATCCCGGTTACTATCACAAAGCCTATGGCTGTAGTGAATCGGCCACCTGTTGTTTCATTTTCAAGGATGCCATTTCAGCCAG GCCAAATAGAGAGGAAATATATAGAAGTGCCACTTGGTGCTAGTTGGGCTGAAGCCACAATACAAACATCAGGATTTGATACAACACGAAGATTCTTTGTTGACGCTGTTCAG ATTTGTCCCTTACAAAGGCCTAAAAAGTGGGAGAGCGTCGTAACTTTTTCTTCTCCTGCTGCCAAAAGCTTTGCCTTTGCTGTTGTGGGTGGTCAGACAATGGAATTAGCTATAGCTCAGTTTTGGTCAAGTGGCATAGGAAGTCATGAAATCACTGTTGTTGAATTTGAG GTCGTGTTTCATGGGATAAACATCAATAAAGAGGAAGTAGTACTTGATGGCAGTGAAGCACCTACCAGAATTGATGCTGAAGCTATACTGGCCGCTGAGAAACTGTCACCTGCTGCTCTTCTAAACAAG ATAAGAACTCCATATCGTCCTATTGAGTCTAAACTTAGCACTCTTGCAACGGATCGTGACAAATTGCCCTCAGGCAAACAGATTCTAACACTGACTTTAAT TTACAAGTTCAAATTGGAAGATGCAGCTGAAGTAAAACCTCAAATACCGTTACTAAACAACCGCATATATGACACAAAATTTGAGTCTCAGTTTTATATGATTTCTGACACAAACAAT CGTGTATATGCAGTGGGTGACGCCTATCCAAATGCTTCAAAACTTCCTGGGGGAGAATATAATCTACAACTATATCTAAG GCATGACAGTATGCAGTATCTGGAAAAATTGAAGCAATTGGTATTGTTCATCGAAAGAAATTTGGAAGAGAAG GATGTCATCCGATTGAGCTTTTTCTCCCAGCCTGATGGCCCTGTTATGGGAAATGGTAGCTTTAAATCCTCAGTTTTAGTTCCAGG aaaaaaagaagcaattTATTTGGGTCCACCATCCAAAGACAAGCTCCCTAAG TGTTGTCCACAAGGGTCTGTATTGCTAGGAGCAATCTCATATGGAAAGCTTTCATTTGCTGGTCgagaagggaagaaaaatcCTCAAAAGAACCCTGCATCATATCAGCTTTCTTATGTAGTGCCACCAAATAAG CTTGATGAGGACAAGAGAAAAGGTTCTTCATCAACTTGCACTAAGACTGTTTTGGAACGTTTGGAAGAAGAG GTTCGAGATGCGAAGATTAAAGTTCTTTCAAGCCTCAAGCAAGACAATGATGATGAACATTTGGAATGGAAAAAGTTATCTTCCTCTCTTAAG TGTGAATATCCAAAATACACTCCGTTGCTTGCAAAGATTTTGGAAAGCTTGCTTTCTCAGAGTAATGTTGAGGACAAAATCTGCCATGATCAAGAG GTTATTGATGCTGCAAATGATGTGATTGATAGTATTGACAAAGATGAGTTGGCAAAATTTTTCTCACTCAGAAGTGACCCTGAAGATGAGGAGGCAGAG aaaatcaagaagaagatggagatgaCCCGTGATCAATTAGCAGAGGCACTGTACCAAAAAGGATTGGCTCTGGCGGATATTGAATCCCTAGAG GGTGAGAATGTGTCGGTTTTGGTTTCATCTGATGCAAAAGATGTGGACAAGACTCGCGATCCACCTCAATCAGACTCTGGTATTCCGCCCGATGTGTTTGAAGAGAACTTCAAAGAATTGAAGAAATGGGTTGATGCGAAGTCTTCTAAGTATGGCACCCTCCTAGTGTTACACGAGAGACGTAGTGGAAGGCTTGGAACAGCATTGAAG GTATTGAATGACATAATTCAAGAAGCCGGGGATCCTCCAAAGAAGAAGCTCTATGAACTAAAGCTCTCTTTACTTGATGAGATTGGATGGAGTCATTTGGCAGCATATGAAAGGCAATGGATGTATGTGCGCTTTCCGGCCAGCTTGCCACTTTTTTAA